In Campylobacter concisus, a single window of DNA contains:
- the yidC gene encoding membrane protein insertase YidC, with protein sequence MEQMSMQKRLLLAALLSIVFFIVYDFFMPKRVIPEQNQTTMSQTIDQNKAPNINQNTPKSNENLASNEIIATIKGQSYEAKIDKLGRISKFYLTEDKYKTEDGNKIELVSQNPLPLELRFNDNTLNADAFKVAYSSDAREIDSSSEPKTIKLTQSLDGVIVTKNIKFYPNGRYEVEVNLSKSVDYFITPGFRPNIAVDSYTVHGVMLRNTDDSLNIIEDGDAKEVKNYANTTIAAASDRYYTTLFYSFEKPFEVAVDKDSNNNPILFVKANDNLKLGAYIGPKEHKILSSMDERLNDVIEYGWFTFIAKPMFAFLNFLHNYIGNWGWAIVVLTLVIRIVLFPLTYKGMLSMNKLKELAPKVKELQAKYKDDKQKMQVHMMELYKKHGANPMGGCLPILLQIPVFFAIYRVLLNAIELKGAPWVLWIHDLSVMDPYFVLPILMGLTMFLQQKLTPTTFTDPMQEKVMKFLPLIFTFFFVTFPAGLTLYWFVNNVCSVVQQVFVNKLFEKHKKATEVKA encoded by the coding sequence AAAAAGGTTGCTTCTTGCAGCGCTTTTATCTATTGTTTTTTTTATAGTGTATGATTTTTTTATGCCAAAAAGAGTGATACCTGAGCAAAACCAAACTACAATGTCTCAAACAATAGATCAAAATAAAGCTCCAAATATAAATCAAAATACACCAAAATCAAATGAAAATTTGGCTTCAAATGAGATAATTGCTACGATCAAAGGCCAAAGCTACGAAGCGAAGATAGATAAACTAGGAAGAATTTCAAAATTCTATCTAACTGAAGATAAGTATAAAACAGAAGATGGCAACAAAATCGAGCTTGTTTCACAAAATCCATTGCCACTTGAGCTTAGATTTAACGATAATACGCTAAATGCCGATGCTTTTAAGGTTGCATATAGCAGTGACGCTAGAGAGATAGATTCCAGCAGCGAGCCTAAAACTATAAAACTTACTCAAAGCTTAGACGGCGTTATAGTCACAAAAAATATCAAATTTTATCCAAATGGTCGTTATGAGGTTGAAGTAAATTTAAGTAAAAGCGTTGATTATTTTATCACTCCTGGCTTTAGGCCAAACATCGCAGTAGATAGCTACACAGTTCATGGCGTGATGCTTAGAAATACAGATGATAGCCTAAACATCATAGAAGATGGTGACGCCAAAGAGGTTAAAAACTATGCAAATACTACAATAGCAGCCGCATCTGATAGATACTATACAACGCTATTTTACTCATTTGAAAAGCCATTTGAAGTAGCCGTAGATAAAGATTCTAACAACAATCCTATTCTTTTTGTAAAGGCAAATGATAATTTAAAATTAGGTGCATATATCGGACCAAAAGAGCATAAAATTTTAAGTTCGATGGATGAGAGACTAAACGACGTTATTGAGTATGGTTGGTTTACATTTATAGCAAAACCGATGTTTGCATTTTTAAATTTCTTGCATAACTACATTGGCAACTGGGGCTGGGCAATAGTTGTGCTAACGCTTGTTATAAGGATAGTTTTATTCCCGCTTACATATAAGGGTATGCTGTCTATGAATAAGCTTAAAGAGCTTGCTCCAAAGGTAAAAGAGCTTCAGGCAAAATATAAAGATGATAAGCAAAAAATGCAAGTTCATATGATGGAGCTTTATAAAAAGCATGGTGCAAATCCTATGGGTGGCTGCTTGCCGATCTTGCTTCAAATTCCAGTATTTTTTGCGATCTACCGTGTCTTACTAAATGCGATCGAGCTAAAAGGTGCTCCTTGGGTACTTTGGATACACGATCTTTCAGTAATGGATCCATATTTTGTGTTACCTATCTTGATGGGGCTAACGATGTTTTTACAGCAAAAGCTTACACCAACGACATTTACTGATCCTATGCAAGAAAAGGTGATGAAATTCTTACCTCTTATATTTACATTTTTCTTCGTGACATTCCCAGCTGGTCTTACACTTTACTGGTTTGTAAATAACGTTTGCTCAGTTGTTCAGCAAGTATTTGTAAATAAACTTTTTGAAAAACATAAAAAAGCTACGGAGGTAAAGGCTTAA
- a CDS encoding Jag N-terminal domain-containing protein, translating into MKIEANTLQEAFQKAAEQLNCSVTQLDIKVLQHPSSGFFGFFKRSAIIEANLENQSKPQHKSKNDKNFVKKNDENEAVKEDKKQAKKHDHSDKKRGPKKHRDEKCETKFEQKEHKNEKSNLSEKNEALAKDAFAQKSEEEAEPRYVIKRLDEPKEIKEPQASKNAPKNILDNSIIENFNQTDEESATQALQKEKKEKAAIDFDKILPEIKDGMNRLFKASCFDISKIEVSKFDDETVLIELDGADAALLIGKEGYRYKAISYMLYNWLNSKYNLAIRLEIAQFLQNQEAMMDQYLNGVIERVQNSGRAQTKPLDGVLVKIALEKLREKFPDKYVGIKSGNDGKFVVVNDFFKK; encoded by the coding sequence ATGAAAATAGAAGCAAATACCCTTCAAGAGGCGTTTCAAAAGGCAGCTGAGCAGCTTAACTGCTCAGTAACTCAGCTTGATATAAAAGTTTTACAGCATCCAAGCAGTGGTTTTTTTGGATTTTTTAAAAGAAGTGCGATCATCGAAGCAAATTTAGAAAATCAGTCAAAACCACAACACAAGTCAAAAAATGATAAAAATTTTGTTAAAAAAAATGATGAGAACGAGGCCGTAAAAGAAGATAAAAAGCAAGCTAAAAAACACGATCATAGTGATAAAAAGCGAGGCCCTAAAAAACATAGAGATGAAAAATGTGAAACTAAATTTGAGCAAAAAGAGCATAAAAATGAAAAGTCAAATTTAAGTGAAAAAAATGAAGCTCTAGCTAAAGATGCGTTTGCTCAAAAGAGTGAAGAAGAAGCTGAACCGAGATATGTGATAAAGAGACTTGACGAGCCAAAAGAAATAAAGGAGCCACAAGCTAGCAAAAATGCTCCTAAAAATATTTTAGATAATTCTATTATTGAAAATTTTAACCAAACTGATGAAGAGAGTGCAACTCAAGCTTTACAAAAAGAAAAAAAAGAAAAAGCAGCAATCGACTTTGATAAAATTTTACCTGAGATCAAAGATGGCATGAACCGTCTTTTTAAGGCAAGTTGTTTTGATATTAGTAAAATTGAAGTTAGCAAATTTGACGATGAAACGGTGCTTATAGAGCTTGACGGAGCTGATGCAGCGCTACTTATCGGCAAAGAGGGCTATAGATATAAAGCGATCTCTTACATGCTTTATAACTGGCTAAATTCAAAATACAACCTCGCTATCCGCCTAGAGATCGCGCAATTTTTGCAAAATCAAGAAGCGATGATGGATCAATATCTAAATGGCGTGATCGAGCGTGTGCAAAATAGCGGTAGAGCTCAAACTAAGCCACTTGATGGGGTTTTGGTTAAGATCGCGCTTGAAAAGCTTCGCGAGAAATTCCCAGATAAATATGTCGGCATAAAAAGTGGCAATGACGGCAAATTTGTCGTCGTAAATGACTTTTTTAAAAAATGA
- the mnmE gene encoding tRNA uridine-5-carboxymethylaminomethyl(34) synthesis GTPase MnmE has translation MSETIVALATAYGIGSVSIVRLSGKDALSIALRLLKLQKLEPRYAKLAKIYSLDNEILDESIVIYFKAPASFTGEDIVEFQTHGGIVVSERILNELIKAGARLAAPGEFSKRAFLNGKMDLSRIEAMQGLITSKSEIAAKILTRQMQGDLSKFVGEIRGEVVKTLAFVETMIDYADDDLPTNLLDQTKDMLLKNSEKLEHIATLSEQRRGLIDGFKIAIVGKPNVGKSSILNSFLAYERAIVSDEAGTTRDRIEENFKIGSHLVRIIDTAGIRKDAGRIEQIGINYSISAINEADIILAIFDGSNISDEQDKEIIRLVSNSSKKAFFILNKSDLAFKFDIELESAIKISAKTDTSVVLKELEGYLKTQDTDEIMLSSNRQILSCKEASEALKRALNLLVESELELFAYELNVAIEQISSITKPFERSEILDEMFSNFCLGK, from the coding sequence ATGAGTGAAACTATCGTAGCCCTTGCCACAGCTTATGGCATCGGCTCAGTTTCTATTGTAAGGCTTAGTGGCAAGGACGCTCTAAGTATTGCCTTGAGACTTCTTAAACTACAAAAATTAGAACCAAGATACGCAAAATTAGCAAAAATTTATTCACTTGATAATGAAATTTTAGACGAAAGTATTGTTATTTATTTTAAGGCTCCAGCAAGTTTTACGGGTGAAGATATAGTCGAGTTTCAAACACACGGCGGTATCGTAGTTAGTGAAAGAATTTTAAACGAACTAATTAAAGCAGGTGCAAGACTTGCCGCCCCAGGAGAGTTTAGCAAACGCGCCTTTTTAAATGGCAAAATGGATCTTTCTCGTATCGAAGCAATGCAAGGTTTAATTACTTCAAAAAGTGAGATCGCTGCTAAAATTTTGACCCGTCAAATGCAAGGTGATCTTAGTAAATTTGTAGGAGAGATAAGGGGCGAAGTGGTCAAAACTCTTGCTTTTGTTGAGACGATGATCGATTATGCTGATGATGATCTGCCCACAAATTTGCTAGATCAAACCAAAGATATGCTTTTAAAAAATAGCGAAAAGTTAGAGCATATAGCCACTCTTAGTGAGCAAAGAAGAGGACTAATAGATGGCTTTAAGATCGCTATCGTTGGTAAGCCAAATGTTGGCAAAAGCTCCATTTTAAACTCGTTTTTGGCATACGAGAGAGCGATCGTTAGCGACGAGGCTGGCACGACCAGAGATAGGATAGAAGAAAATTTCAAGATCGGCTCGCATCTAGTTCGTATAATAGACACCGCAGGCATCAGAAAAGATGCTGGAAGGATCGAGCAAATTGGCATAAACTACTCGATTTCTGCCATAAATGAAGCTGACATCATCCTAGCTATCTTTGATGGCTCAAATATAAGCGACGAGCAAGACAAAGAGATAATTAGACTCGTTTCTAACTCAAGTAAAAAAGCCTTTTTTATCCTAAACAAAAGTGATCTGGCGTTTAAATTTGACATAGAGCTAGAGAGCGCTATCAAAATTTCAGCAAAAACCGATACGAGTGTAGTTTTAAAAGAGCTTGAGGGTTACCTCAAGACGCAAGACACCGACGAGATCATGCTAAGCTCAAACCGCCAAATTTTAAGCTGCAAAGAGGCGAGTGAAGCTTTAAAAAGAGCGTTAAATTTGCTTGTCGAGTCTGAGCTTGAGCTTTTTGCTTATGAGCTAAATGTGGCGATAGAGCAAATCTCGTCGATCACAAAGCCGTTTGAGAGAAGCGAAATTTTAGACGAAATGTTTAGCAACTTTTGCCTCGGCAAATAA